One part of the Arthrobacter tumbae genome encodes these proteins:
- a CDS encoding HPr family phosphocarrier protein has protein sequence MIERKATVASRVGLHARPAAIFAEAAGELPAEITIALEGSPADEALDASSILSLMSLGAEHGNVVVLRSEDDGAGDALDSLVRILETDHDA, from the coding sequence ATGATCGAACGCAAAGCAACCGTAGCCAGCCGGGTGGGGCTCCACGCCCGGCCAGCCGCCATCTTCGCCGAAGCGGCGGGAGAACTCCCGGCTGAAATCACTATTGCCCTGGAGGGGAGCCCGGCGGACGAAGCCCTGGACGCATCAAGCATCCTGTCGCTGATGAGCCTGGGCGCCGAGCACGGCAACGTTGTGGTGCTCCGCTCCGAGGACGACGGCGCGGGGGACGCACTCGACTCGCTGGTCCGTATCCTCGAAACCGATCACGACGCCTGA
- a CDS encoding PTS fructose transporter subunit IIABC, producing MSAMITPELVVLDTSLGNDRADVIRRLAELVVAQGRADQVEGLFADALAREEKTATGIPGGIAIPHCRSTAVLEPTLAMARLEPKVDFGAKDGPADLVFFIAAPEGADQQHLKLLSKLARSLIKKDFTAALRSASTEQEVVALVEEALEAAPARKEGGATAVNPESADPGTTTPPDAARTKRLVAVTACPTGIAHTYMAADSLVAAAKERGIDLQVETQGSSASTPLDPSVIAAADAVIFAVDVDVRDKHRFAGKPVINAPVKRGIDEPGVMVEEALAAADNPNARRVADSSMPGSDDDGPREGVGGQLKRALLTGVSYMIPFVAGGGLLIALGFLLGGYDITGFADDMVVNNSLWNLPTEFPETAQGALGAYLGAVFFKIGSLSMGFLVPALAGYIAYALADRPGIAPGFVAGAVAGFMGAGFLGAIVGGLLAGYVAMKIGKLAVPRWLRGLMPVVIIPLVASIVASGLMILVLGGPIAALTVALNDWLSGLTGTGAVLLGIILGLMMAIDLGGPINKVAYAFAVAGLGAGAIDNQAPWQIMAAVMAAGMVPPLAMALATVIDRRRFSLAERENGKAAWLLGSAFISEGAIPFAAADPLRVIPAGMLGSAVTGAMIMGTGVTSQAPHGGIFVFFAIGNVAMFVLSILVGMVISALAVVALKRFAVRKPAPAAASESVAV from the coding sequence AGACAGCCACCGGGATTCCGGGTGGAATCGCCATCCCGCACTGCCGGTCCACCGCCGTTCTTGAACCGACCCTGGCGATGGCGCGCCTCGAGCCGAAGGTGGACTTCGGCGCCAAGGACGGCCCGGCAGACCTGGTGTTCTTCATCGCGGCTCCGGAAGGCGCCGATCAGCAGCACCTCAAGCTCCTGTCGAAGCTCGCCCGCTCCCTGATCAAGAAGGACTTCACCGCCGCGTTGCGCTCCGCATCCACCGAGCAGGAGGTCGTGGCCCTGGTGGAGGAAGCACTCGAAGCCGCTCCTGCCAGGAAAGAAGGCGGCGCTACTGCCGTGAACCCTGAGTCCGCGGACCCGGGAACCACCACGCCTCCCGACGCGGCACGGACAAAGCGGCTGGTAGCCGTGACAGCGTGCCCCACCGGCATTGCCCACACCTACATGGCAGCGGACTCCCTGGTCGCGGCTGCGAAGGAACGCGGTATCGACCTGCAGGTCGAGACGCAGGGTTCCTCAGCATCCACTCCCCTCGACCCGTCAGTGATCGCTGCTGCGGACGCGGTGATCTTCGCCGTCGACGTCGACGTCCGCGACAAGCACCGCTTCGCCGGCAAGCCGGTCATCAATGCGCCGGTCAAGCGCGGTATCGACGAGCCCGGAGTCATGGTCGAGGAAGCGCTTGCGGCGGCGGACAACCCCAACGCCCGCCGCGTCGCTGACTCCTCCATGCCGGGCTCCGATGACGACGGCCCACGCGAAGGAGTCGGTGGACAGTTGAAGCGTGCGCTGCTCACCGGCGTCAGCTACATGATTCCGTTTGTTGCAGGCGGCGGGCTCCTCATCGCTCTGGGCTTCCTCCTCGGCGGTTATGACATCACCGGCTTCGCTGACGACATGGTGGTCAACAACAGCCTCTGGAACCTCCCCACCGAGTTCCCCGAGACAGCGCAGGGCGCTCTGGGCGCGTACCTCGGTGCGGTGTTCTTCAAGATCGGCTCCCTGTCGATGGGCTTCCTGGTTCCCGCCCTTGCCGGCTATATCGCCTATGCGCTCGCTGATCGTCCCGGTATTGCTCCGGGCTTCGTTGCCGGTGCTGTTGCAGGCTTCATGGGTGCCGGGTTCCTGGGCGCGATCGTCGGCGGCCTCCTGGCCGGCTACGTCGCCATGAAGATCGGCAAGCTGGCAGTTCCCCGCTGGCTGCGAGGCCTGATGCCGGTGGTCATCATTCCGCTGGTGGCCTCCATCGTGGCCTCCGGGCTGATGATCCTGGTCCTCGGTGGCCCGATCGCCGCCCTCACCGTTGCGCTCAACGACTGGCTGTCCGGGCTGACCGGCACCGGCGCTGTTCTCCTCGGCATCATCCTCGGACTCATGATGGCAATTGACCTGGGCGGCCCCATCAACAAGGTCGCCTACGCCTTCGCCGTGGCCGGCCTCGGTGCCGGCGCCATCGACAACCAGGCTCCGTGGCAGATCATGGCAGCCGTCATGGCCGCCGGCATGGTCCCGCCGCTGGCGATGGCCCTGGCAACCGTGATCGACCGTCGCCGCTTCTCCCTTGCAGAGCGCGAGAACGGCAAGGCTGCGTGGCTCCTCGGTTCGGCATTCATCTCCGAAGGCGCCATCCCGTTCGCTGCGGCTGATCCGCTGCGCGTCATTCCCGCAGGGATGCTGGGATCCGCGGTCACCGGCGCGATGATCATGGGTACCGGCGTCACCTCCCAGGCACCGCACGGTGGAATCTTTGTATTCTTTGCGATCGGTAATGTCGCTATGTTTGTTCTATCGATCCTCGTGGGCATGGTCATCTCAGCCCTTGCCGTGGTGGCCCTGAAGCGGTTCGCCGTGCGCAAGCCGGCCCCGGCCGCTGCCTCCGAGTCGGTTGCCGTCTAG
- the ptsP gene encoding phosphoenolpyruvate--protein phosphotransferase: MSTFTGVGVSPGRIIGPVQQMPRPVAEPSAGEKWSNTTVDDETARLKTAAKKVQAELQRRADSATGDAKAILEATAMMAADPMLLKSANALIVAGTSAERAVWEAGAQVADMLRGLGGYMAERTQDVLDVRSRVVAELRGLPAPGIPTADHPFVLAAEDLAPADTATLNPELVIALITSSGGPQSHTAILARALGLPAVVAARGVEDIDDGTEVFVDGAAGTVLTGPGDAERTAAAIWTEQARSLGTYSGTCTTTDGHRVPLLANVGSGADARKAAEAGAEGVGLLRTEFCFLDRETEPTVAEQSVAYRQVFDAFPAGKVVVRTLDAGADKPLPFLTDASEPNPALGVRGYRTELSTPGVLDRQLKAISEAADGATTDIWVMAPMISTAQEAQHFAESCAAAGLKVPGVMVEVPSAALTAGAILQRVDFASIGTNDLTQYVMAADRQLGPLAALNDPWQPAVLQLIRHTVAGAEAARGSESSSKELNSDNGKSVGVCGEAAADPALAVVLVGLGVTSLSMSSRALAAVAAVIGSVSLTEAQGLAQQALAAPTALEARAAVRAGLPILGTLGL; encoded by the coding sequence TTGAGCACCTTCACCGGCGTAGGAGTGAGCCCCGGCAGGATCATTGGACCGGTGCAGCAGATGCCGCGCCCGGTGGCAGAACCATCCGCCGGGGAGAAATGGTCCAACACCACGGTCGATGATGAGACGGCCCGGCTGAAGACTGCAGCGAAAAAAGTCCAGGCCGAGCTCCAGCGACGCGCCGACTCCGCAACCGGAGACGCGAAGGCAATCCTTGAGGCTACGGCCATGATGGCGGCGGACCCCATGCTCCTGAAGTCTGCGAACGCGCTCATTGTGGCCGGCACCTCGGCCGAGCGCGCGGTGTGGGAGGCCGGCGCCCAGGTCGCAGACATGCTGAGAGGCCTCGGCGGTTACATGGCCGAGCGCACGCAGGACGTCCTGGACGTCCGTTCGCGGGTCGTCGCCGAGCTGCGGGGACTGCCCGCGCCCGGTATCCCGACAGCCGACCATCCGTTCGTCCTTGCGGCGGAGGATCTGGCCCCGGCCGATACCGCCACGCTCAACCCGGAGCTGGTCATCGCTTTGATCACCAGCTCCGGGGGCCCCCAGTCCCACACGGCGATCCTCGCTCGTGCGCTGGGGCTGCCCGCCGTCGTCGCCGCCCGGGGCGTCGAGGATATCGACGACGGGACTGAAGTGTTTGTCGACGGAGCAGCCGGAACCGTACTCACCGGACCTGGCGACGCCGAACGGACGGCAGCGGCCATCTGGACGGAGCAGGCACGCTCGCTCGGTACCTACAGCGGAACCTGCACGACGACGGACGGGCACCGGGTGCCGCTCCTCGCCAACGTGGGGTCCGGTGCCGACGCCCGCAAAGCAGCCGAGGCAGGAGCTGAGGGCGTCGGACTTCTGCGCACCGAGTTCTGCTTCCTCGACCGCGAGACCGAGCCGACGGTGGCCGAGCAGTCGGTGGCCTACCGCCAGGTCTTTGACGCGTTTCCCGCCGGCAAGGTAGTGGTTCGCACGCTCGACGCCGGCGCAGACAAGCCCCTGCCTTTCCTTACTGACGCCTCGGAACCGAACCCGGCGCTCGGTGTTCGCGGCTACCGCACCGAGCTCTCGACGCCCGGTGTGCTGGACCGTCAGCTGAAGGCAATCAGCGAAGCAGCCGACGGCGCAACCACGGATATCTGGGTCATGGCACCGATGATCTCCACCGCGCAGGAGGCCCAGCACTTCGCTGAATCGTGCGCAGCAGCGGGGTTGAAGGTGCCCGGCGTCATGGTGGAGGTGCCGTCCGCAGCCCTGACGGCAGGGGCAATCCTGCAGCGTGTGGACTTCGCGTCAATCGGAACCAATGACCTCACGCAGTACGTCATGGCGGCAGACCGCCAGCTCGGACCTCTGGCCGCCCTCAACGACCCCTGGCAGCCGGCTGTCCTGCAGCTGATTCGGCATACGGTGGCCGGCGCCGAGGCTGCCCGTGGGAGTGAATCCTCGAGCAAGGAACTCAACAGTGACAACGGCAAGTCTGTGGGCGTATGCGGCGAGGCGGCCGCCGATCCGGCCCTCGCCGTCGTGCTGGTGGGTCTGGGCGTCACTTCGCTGTCCATGAGTTCACGGGCGCTGGCCGCCGTGGCCGCCGTGATCGGTTCGGTGTCCCTCACCGAAGCACAGGGGCTGGCACAACAGGCTCTGGCGGCACCCACCGCGCTCGAGGCACGCGCAGCTGTGCGTGCCGGTTTGCCGATCCTCGGAACCCTGGGCCTGTAG
- a CDS encoding endonuclease/exonuclease/phosphatase family protein codes for MYSARVPRRRAAAILVTLAVAAAGVAVPSTATAAHKPNVAQQGQGKQELRFATYNASLNRSAEGALVEDLSTGHDEQAGRIAEVIQINNPDVVLLNEFDYDPGHEAAELFRTNYLEVGQNGKAPVRYPYVYTAPSNTGVPSGMDLNNDGTVGGPDDALGFGQFEGQYGMVLYSRYPIDTGNVRTFQNFLWADMPGALLPDDPATDRAADWFTEEELAAVRLSSKSHWNVPVTVGSSTVHVLASHPTPPVFDAEEDRNGRRNSDEIRFWADYIHGGGKARYIYDDDGDRGGLDRRADFVVLGDLNSDPADGDSRPGSISQLLGLKQLQDPQPAAEGAAEASVLQGRVNSEHRGDPALDTADFEDADAGNIRVDYVLPSKSLKVRGAGIFWPRAGTPGSELTGIFPFPTSDHRLVYVDVDVKKR; via the coding sequence ATGTATTCAGCACGTGTACCTCGCCGTAGGGCGGCAGCCATTCTGGTCACGCTCGCCGTCGCCGCTGCTGGCGTGGCGGTGCCGTCAACGGCGACAGCTGCCCACAAACCGAACGTTGCGCAGCAGGGCCAGGGCAAGCAGGAATTGCGCTTCGCCACCTACAACGCAAGCCTGAACCGGTCCGCCGAGGGTGCGCTCGTCGAAGACCTGAGCACCGGCCATGATGAGCAGGCCGGGCGGATCGCCGAGGTGATCCAGATCAACAACCCTGACGTGGTGCTGCTCAACGAATTCGATTACGACCCCGGCCACGAGGCCGCCGAACTCTTCCGGACCAACTACCTTGAGGTGGGCCAGAACGGTAAGGCTCCGGTCCGCTACCCGTACGTCTACACGGCCCCGTCCAACACCGGTGTTCCCAGCGGGATGGACCTGAACAATGACGGCACCGTGGGCGGTCCGGACGATGCGCTGGGATTCGGCCAGTTCGAGGGCCAGTACGGAATGGTTCTCTACTCCAGGTACCCCATCGATACCGGGAATGTCCGCACCTTCCAGAACTTCCTCTGGGCTGACATGCCGGGTGCGCTCCTGCCCGATGACCCTGCTACAGACCGCGCCGCTGACTGGTTCACCGAGGAGGAACTGGCCGCTGTCCGCCTGTCCAGCAAATCGCACTGGAACGTACCGGTGACCGTCGGTAGTTCTACGGTGCATGTTCTCGCCAGCCACCCCACGCCGCCGGTCTTCGACGCTGAGGAAGACCGCAACGGCAGGCGGAACAGCGATGAGATCCGCTTCTGGGCGGACTACATCCATGGCGGCGGGAAGGCGCGCTACATCTATGACGACGACGGCGACCGCGGTGGACTCGATCGGCGCGCCGACTTTGTTGTGCTGGGAGACCTCAACAGTGATCCGGCTGACGGCGATTCCCGCCCGGGCTCGATCAGCCAGCTGCTCGGGCTGAAGCAACTCCAGGACCCCCAGCCCGCGGCGGAAGGCGCTGCTGAAGCCTCAGTCCTGCAGGGCCGGGTGAATTCGGAGCACCGCGGCGACCCCGCCCTGGATACCGCCGACTTCGAGGACGCTGATGCCGGAAACATCCGGGTGGACTACGTGCTGCCGTCCAAGTCCCTCAAGGTGCGCGGCGCCGGCATCTTCTGGCCGCGGGCAGGGACGCCCGGTTCAGAGCTCACGGGCATTTTCCCCTTCCCCACGAGCGACCACCGGCTGGTGTACGTCGATGTCGACGTCAAGAAGCGCTGA
- a CDS encoding helix-turn-helix domain-containing protein: protein MTVTAKAFQLWRTQIAPEATVSDLCRKADIKRSTLAQQLVRGKVSIETVISIARAYGVPPVQALSGFDGYRDLAEGLLPPTSGEYLSQVSSMDLLRLILGRSEETDWVGGPLSFQLAPLPHRYSVRSWFDSVDDGELRQALTARTGIAPQNLSAQLSAGRLSTQLCVEVARVSGVSLANGLVVTGLLTPQEGGWAGDGREQVLSSLPDSRLILIARDRLDGLGKRLRKQEQDNTRDQTLWENLG from the coding sequence ATGACAGTCACAGCTAAAGCATTCCAGCTGTGGCGTACCCAGATAGCTCCGGAAGCGACCGTTTCCGATCTCTGCCGGAAAGCGGACATCAAACGGTCCACCCTCGCGCAGCAGCTGGTTCGCGGCAAAGTTTCAATCGAGACGGTCATCAGTATCGCCCGCGCCTATGGGGTTCCGCCGGTTCAGGCACTGAGCGGGTTCGACGGTTACCGGGATCTCGCGGAAGGGCTCCTGCCCCCGACTTCCGGGGAATATCTCAGCCAGGTTTCCTCGATGGACCTGCTGCGGTTGATCCTCGGGCGCAGTGAGGAAACCGATTGGGTGGGCGGTCCGCTGAGTTTCCAGCTCGCACCCCTGCCTCACCGCTATTCCGTGCGCTCGTGGTTCGATTCGGTCGACGACGGTGAACTCCGCCAGGCGCTGACGGCGCGCACCGGGATTGCTCCGCAGAACCTTTCGGCGCAACTCAGTGCCGGTCGGTTGAGCACCCAGTTGTGCGTCGAAGTTGCCAGGGTGTCCGGGGTTTCGCTCGCGAACGGCCTGGTTGTCACCGGGCTGCTCACCCCGCAGGAAGGCGGCTGGGCAGGCGACGGCCGTGAGCAGGTGCTGAGCTCCCTGCCGGATTCAAGACTCATCCTGATAGCGCGGGACCGTCTTGACGGGCTGGGCAAGCGGCTCCGCAAACAGGAGCAGGACAACACTCGTGACCAGACCTTATGGGAGAACCTCGGATGA